A genome region from Hymenobacter tibetensis includes the following:
- a CDS encoding TolC family protein, with amino-acid sequence MRTRFRILLVAAGAGLLSLQPALAQTPATGQPVASSAPMSLTLQQAIDYALQNKSTLQSQRINEQVARARIGEIKATGLPQINANAALTDNFKLQRSLVDFGAFAGGPGTLDGARLTPQQLASVNAGQEVVLAPAYTPVESAGPQPLAFGLRFAGNTSASASQQLFNGSYLLGLKAAKVYEQLSVKQTVQTEIEVVEQVSKAYYSTLVARERLTLLNRNVQRLDTLLFQTQQTFKQGFVEKLDVDRLQVQVNNLKIEAQNAQRLIDLSLALLKFQMGLDQRQGVELTGALDAAVLDAERDKLKSAGSEFDYNNRIEYSVLETQRDLAVLDIRNRRAGYLPTLNLTAAYGFLGSAPKLGELLEFRGPNSTYLSPSGRPILNQNWFGFGNVGLALNIPIFDGFRKRYSIQQGRLALEQVNKGFTTLQQSIDLERRQGETTLQNSLDVLANQKANLDLATDVARVAKIKFQEGVGSNLEVITAETDLRQAQTNYYSSLYDALVAKVDFDKAAGTLYQKK; translated from the coding sequence ATGAGAACACGCTTCCGCATTCTGCTCGTAGCAGCAGGGGCAGGCTTGCTAAGTCTGCAGCCAGCGCTAGCCCAAACGCCTGCTACCGGTCAACCGGTGGCCAGCAGCGCGCCCATGTCCCTGACGCTGCAGCAGGCTATCGACTATGCGTTGCAAAACAAATCGACGCTGCAAAGCCAGCGCATCAACGAGCAGGTAGCCAGAGCCCGCATAGGCGAAATTAAAGCTACCGGCTTGCCCCAGATCAACGCCAACGCCGCCCTTACCGACAACTTCAAACTGCAACGGTCGCTCGTCGACTTTGGGGCGTTTGCGGGCGGTCCGGGTACTTTGGACGGTGCTCGGCTCACGCCGCAGCAACTCGCTTCTGTGAATGCTGGCCAGGAAGTGGTGCTGGCGCCTGCTTACACGCCCGTGGAATCTGCTGGTCCACAGCCACTTGCATTTGGCTTACGGTTTGCCGGCAACACTTCGGCTTCGGCTTCGCAGCAACTCTTCAACGGCTCCTACCTATTGGGGCTGAAAGCCGCTAAAGTGTACGAGCAGCTTTCCGTGAAGCAAACCGTACAGACCGAGATTGAGGTGGTGGAGCAGGTATCGAAAGCCTACTACAGCACCCTGGTAGCGCGCGAGCGGCTGACGCTGCTGAACCGTAACGTACAGCGCCTCGATACGCTGCTGTTCCAGACGCAACAGACCTTCAAGCAAGGTTTCGTTGAAAAGCTAGATGTGGACCGGCTGCAGGTGCAGGTAAACAACCTGAAAATCGAAGCCCAGAACGCTCAACGTTTGATTGACTTGAGCTTGGCGCTGCTTAAGTTCCAGATGGGCCTCGACCAGCGGCAGGGCGTAGAACTTACGGGCGCCCTCGATGCAGCCGTTTTGGATGCCGAGCGCGACAAGCTGAAAAGTGCTGGCAGCGAGTTCGACTACAACAACCGCATCGAGTACTCGGTGCTCGAAACCCAGCGCGACCTAGCTGTGCTCGACATCCGCAACCGCCGGGCTGGCTACCTGCCAACCCTGAACCTGACGGCTGCCTACGGTTTCTTGGGCTCTGCGCCCAAGCTGGGCGAACTGCTTGAATTCCGTGGACCGAACTCCACCTACCTGTCGCCTAGCGGCCGCCCTATCCTCAACCAGAACTGGTTTGGTTTCGGCAATGTGGGCTTGGCGCTGAACATTCCCATCTTCGATGGCTTCCGTAAGAGATACTCTATTCAGCAAGGACGGCTGGCGCTGGAGCAAGTCAACAAAGGCTTCACTACCCTGCAGCAAAGCATCGACCTGGAGCGTCGGCAAGGCGAAACCACCTTGCAGAACAGCCTCGACGTGCTAGCCAACCAAAAGGCCAACCTCGATTTGGCGACTGATGTGGCCCGCGTAGCCAAAATCAAGTTTCAGGAGGGCGTAGGCTCCAACCTGGAAGTAATTACGGCCGAAACCGACCTGCGCCAGGCACAAACCAACTACTACTCGTCGTTGTACGATGCCCTGGTGGCTAAGGTGGACTTCGACAAAGCGGCTGGTACGCTGTATCAGAAAAAATAA
- a CDS encoding efflux RND transporter periplasmic adaptor subunit, protein MKYLSSSAVLALALLAACGQQKDPSAELAELKKEQAATQAKIAELESKGGAKAGAEGGEAAAGNANAVPVSILKVAPESFKSYLEVQGRADFDQNATVAARSAGTLTSVRVRRGDRVSKGKVLASIDASVLEASIAELRTRMDLARVIYEKQDRLWKQQIGTEIQYLQAKNNYEALQRNLTTLNRQRELYSVVAPFSGTVDDVLPKLGETVAAGTPVVRLVSGQGAKIVADVSEAYASRIKAGDKALVTIPDLGSEELPATVRVVSQTINPTSRTFTVELRLTGNGAARLSPNMVATVRVQNYDRPNATVLPVDLVQRDEQNSYVLVVQEKNGKKVAAKRVIQVGNTYNGKVEVTSGLQTNDQVISAGYQNLNEGQAVSI, encoded by the coding sequence ATGAAATATCTCTCTTCTTCTGCTGTTCTTGCGTTGGCTCTGCTAGCCGCTTGCGGCCAACAAAAAGATCCATCGGCTGAACTCGCCGAACTGAAAAAGGAACAGGCTGCCACGCAGGCCAAAATTGCCGAGCTGGAATCGAAAGGTGGTGCCAAAGCCGGTGCTGAAGGTGGCGAAGCTGCTGCCGGCAACGCGAATGCAGTGCCGGTGTCCATCCTGAAAGTTGCGCCTGAAAGCTTCAAGAGCTACCTGGAAGTGCAGGGCCGGGCCGACTTCGACCAGAATGCTACCGTAGCAGCCCGTTCGGCTGGTACGCTCACCAGCGTGCGTGTGCGGCGCGGCGACCGGGTGAGCAAGGGCAAAGTACTGGCTTCCATTGATGCTTCGGTATTAGAAGCCAGCATTGCGGAGCTGCGCACCCGCATGGACTTGGCCCGCGTGATTTACGAAAAGCAGGACCGCCTCTGGAAACAACAGATCGGTACGGAAATTCAGTATCTGCAAGCCAAAAACAACTACGAGGCCTTGCAGCGCAACCTAACGACCCTCAATCGCCAGCGCGAACTGTACAGCGTGGTAGCGCCCTTCAGCGGTACCGTTGACGATGTATTGCCTAAGCTCGGCGAAACAGTGGCAGCGGGTACGCCCGTGGTACGCCTCGTAAGCGGCCAGGGCGCCAAAATCGTAGCCGACGTGTCGGAGGCGTACGCTTCCCGCATCAAGGCCGGCGACAAGGCGCTGGTAACCATTCCGGATCTGGGCAGCGAAGAACTACCCGCTACCGTACGGGTGGTGAGCCAGACCATCAACCCTACCAGCCGCACCTTCACCGTGGAGCTGCGCCTGACTGGTAACGGAGCCGCCCGCCTGAGCCCGAACATGGTGGCTACCGTGCGTGTTCAGAATTATGACCGTCCGAATGCCACCGTGTTGCCCGTTGATTTGGTGCAGCGCGATGAGCAGAACAGCTACGTGCTGGTAGTGCAGGAAAAGAACGGAAAGAAGGTGGCTGCCAAGCGCGTGATTCAGGTTGGCAACACCTACAACGGCAAGGTGGAAGTTACCAGCGGTCTGCAAACTAATGATCAAGTTATTTCGGCAGGCTATCAAAATCTCAATGAAGGTCAGGCCGTTAGCATCTAA
- a CDS encoding efflux RND transporter permease subunit produces the protein MQDVEKEFGPTSWSIDNKTSIYIITLILCVAGIFAYIKLGKENFPDIVIPRIIVATVYPGTSPADIENLVTRQLEKEIKSVNGVKKINSTSNQDYCIVDIEFNSNVDVQYAKQLIKDAVDKAADELPNDLPSPPTVNEVNLSELPIMQINLAGNLPSSQLKKYADDFQDKIEALPEITRVDIVGALDQQVNVDVDLYKLQASRLSFGDIERAIASENITISGGSIDVGDQTRAVRVAGQYARAADIANIQVKNLNGSSVRLGDIATVEDAFKDRESYARLDGKTSISLNVVKRQGENLIEASDKIKEIIKDSKSSLPTELDITITGDTSNDTRVTLNDLINTIIIGFILVTVILMFFMGTTNALFVGLSVPISMFLAFLMLPVMDFSLNMIVLFAFLLALGIVVDDAIVVIENTHRLLHEHPNLTTAQAAKFAAGEVFIPVLAGTLTTVAPFVPLMFWPGIVGSFMFYLPVTLIITLMSSLIVAFIMNPVFAVSFMQREDHAGEHKVEGKPRLSRGFLIALGVLALIALIGYVSGSTFLGNLFVTILVLCLLNEFVFVHMIAGFQTRVLPRMQHGYGRLVNWAINWPKLIMTSMVVLFVLSVMAVGARKPKVDFFPKGDPKFIYSYLKMPVGTRVEVTDSVARELEKRIYGVIGRNNHDVESVITNVAIGAGDPGEATATGVSQSNLAKVAVAFKETSERTGVPTSTYMNKIREVVKGIPGAEVSVDQESSGPPTGKEIAIEVAGDDYQQLAALSKKVERYVDSLNIGGIEDLRSNLEDRNPEIAVNINRVRANREGISTAQIGSEVRTAIYGFEASKFKTSDDDYPIQVRYAQPYRDDVDAILNAPLSFRDATGQIRQVPISAVADVDYSTTYGGIKRKDVKRVITISSNVLNGFTGPDVVAQIDRALQSYPTPPGYTIKMGGAQEDQQETSDFLGVAAIGAIGLIFLVLVMQFNSISKPLIILTEIIFSVIGVMLGLAITGMNISIVMTGVGIIALAGIVVKNGILLVEFTDMLRSQGMPLREAIVLAGRTRLNPVILTATAATLGLIPLAIGLNIDFYELFNSGHPNFFIGGESVVFWGPLAWTIIFGLVFATGITLLVVPVMYLITERIKEKVGRHPAGHPPVSPDGTEKVRPAASPAMAEV, from the coding sequence ATGCAAGACGTAGAAAAAGAATTTGGCCCTACCAGTTGGTCTATTGATAACAAGACCAGCATCTACATTATCACGCTCATCTTATGCGTAGCGGGCATTTTTGCCTACATCAAGCTGGGCAAAGAGAACTTCCCCGACATCGTAATTCCGCGTATCATCGTGGCCACGGTGTATCCAGGTACTTCGCCGGCCGACATCGAGAACTTGGTGACGCGCCAGTTGGAGAAGGAAATCAAGTCGGTGAACGGGGTGAAGAAAATCAACTCCACCTCCAACCAGGACTATTGCATCGTTGACATCGAGTTCAACTCCAACGTGGACGTGCAGTACGCCAAGCAGCTCATCAAAGACGCCGTCGATAAAGCCGCCGATGAGTTGCCCAACGACTTGCCTTCGCCGCCTACTGTGAACGAAGTGAACTTGTCGGAGCTGCCGATTATGCAGATCAACTTGGCCGGCAACTTGCCGAGCAGCCAGTTGAAAAAGTATGCCGACGACTTCCAGGATAAAATTGAAGCCCTGCCCGAAATCACCCGTGTAGATATCGTGGGTGCCCTCGACCAGCAGGTGAACGTGGACGTGGACCTCTACAAGCTCCAGGCTTCGCGCCTGAGCTTCGGCGACATCGAGCGGGCCATTGCCAGCGAGAACATCACCATTTCGGGTGGTTCTATTGACGTAGGCGACCAAACGCGGGCCGTGCGGGTAGCCGGCCAATACGCTCGGGCTGCCGACATTGCCAACATTCAAGTGAAAAACCTGAATGGCTCGTCGGTGCGGCTCGGTGATATTGCCACGGTGGAAGATGCGTTCAAAGACCGCGAAAGCTACGCTCGCCTCGACGGCAAAACGTCGATCAGCCTGAACGTAGTGAAGCGCCAGGGCGAAAACCTGATTGAGGCTTCCGACAAGATCAAGGAGATTATCAAAGACTCCAAGTCTTCGCTGCCTACCGAACTGGACATCACCATCACCGGTGACACCTCCAACGACACCCGCGTAACCCTCAACGACCTGATCAACACCATTATCATCGGTTTCATCCTCGTGACCGTGATTCTGATGTTCTTCATGGGTACCACCAACGCCTTGTTCGTAGGCTTGTCGGTGCCGATTTCCATGTTCCTGGCTTTCCTGATGCTGCCCGTCATGGACTTCTCGCTGAACATGATTGTGCTGTTCGCCTTCTTGCTAGCCCTCGGTATTGTGGTGGACGACGCTATTGTGGTAATCGAAAACACGCACCGTTTGCTCCATGAGCACCCCAACCTAACCACCGCCCAGGCCGCTAAATTTGCGGCGGGTGAGGTGTTCATACCCGTATTAGCAGGTACGCTAACCACCGTAGCGCCCTTCGTGCCGCTGATGTTCTGGCCGGGTATCGTGGGTAGCTTCATGTTCTACCTGCCCGTTACGCTGATTATCACGCTCATGTCGTCGCTGATTGTGGCCTTCATCATGAACCCGGTATTTGCCGTGAGCTTCATGCAGCGCGAAGACCACGCTGGCGAACATAAGGTGGAAGGCAAGCCAAGATTGTCCCGCGGCTTCCTCATCGCCTTGGGCGTACTGGCTCTGATTGCGCTTATCGGTTATGTGAGCGGCTCGACCTTCCTGGGCAACTTGTTCGTCACCATCCTGGTGCTGTGCTTGCTCAACGAGTTCGTATTTGTGCACATGATTGCCGGGTTCCAAACCAGAGTGCTGCCCCGCATGCAGCACGGGTATGGCCGCTTGGTGAACTGGGCCATCAACTGGCCGAAGCTCATCATGACAAGCATGGTGGTCCTGTTTGTTTTGTCGGTAATGGCAGTAGGAGCCCGCAAGCCTAAGGTGGACTTCTTCCCCAAAGGCGACCCCAAGTTCATCTACTCCTACCTAAAGATGCCAGTTGGTACGCGGGTAGAAGTAACGGACTCGGTGGCGCGGGAACTGGAGAAGCGTATCTACGGTGTAATCGGCCGCAACAACCACGACGTGGAATCGGTGATTACCAACGTCGCCATTGGTGCCGGCGACCCAGGCGAAGCGACGGCTACGGGTGTGTCGCAATCCAACCTGGCCAAAGTAGCAGTGGCTTTCAAGGAAACCAGTGAGCGTACCGGCGTTCCTACCAGCACCTACATGAACAAGATTCGGGAGGTGGTGAAAGGTATTCCCGGCGCCGAAGTTTCGGTTGACCAAGAGTCTAGCGGTCCGCCGACCGGTAAGGAAATTGCCATTGAAGTAGCCGGCGACGATTATCAGCAGCTGGCGGCTCTCTCGAAGAAGGTGGAGCGCTATGTTGATTCGCTGAACATTGGCGGCATCGAGGATCTGCGCTCCAACCTGGAAGACCGCAACCCTGAAATTGCGGTTAACATCAACCGGGTGCGGGCCAACCGCGAAGGTATCAGCACAGCTCAGATTGGTTCGGAAGTCCGCACGGCCATCTATGGTTTCGAAGCCAGCAAATTCAAGACTTCCGACGACGATTACCCCATTCAGGTGCGCTACGCCCAGCCTTACCGCGACGACGTGGATGCCATCCTGAATGCGCCCCTCTCGTTCCGTGATGCTACCGGCCAGATCCGTCAGGTACCGATTTCGGCCGTGGCCGACGTGGACTACAGCACCACCTATGGTGGCATCAAGCGCAAAGACGTGAAGCGCGTTATCACTATCTCGTCGAACGTGCTTAACGGATTTACGGGCCCCGATGTGGTAGCGCAGATTGACCGCGCCTTGCAATCTTACCCAACGCCGCCCGGCTATACTATCAAAATGGGTGGTGCGCAGGAAGACCAGCAGGAAACCAGCGACTTCTTGGGCGTAGCCGCCATCGGCGCCATCGGCCTGATCTTCTTGGTGTTGGTGATGCAGTTCAACTCGATTAGCAAGCCGCTCATCATCCTAACCGAAATTATCTTCTCGGTGATTGGGGTAATGCTCGGGCTGGCCATTACGGGCATGAACATCAGTATCGTAATGACCGGGGTAGGTATTATTGCCTTGGCAGGTATTGTGGTGAAGAACGGTATTCTGCTCGTTGAATTCACGGACATGCTCCGCTCACAGGGCATGCCACTCCGGGAGGCCATTGTGCTGGCCGGACGTACGCGCCTGAACCCCGTGATTCTGACGGCCACAGCCGCTACCCTCGGCTTGATTCCGTTGGCTATCGGCCTCAATATCGACTTCTACGAGCTGTTCAACAGCGGCCACCCGAACTTCTTCATCGGGGGTGAGTCGGTGGTTTTCTGGGGGCCCTTGGCTTGGACCATCATTTTTGGTCTGGTGTTTGCGACCGGTATTACGCTGCTAGTAGTACCCGTGATGTACCTGATTACGGAGCGCATCAAAGAGAAGGTGGGCCGTCATCCGGCTGGCCATCCTCCGGTGTCACCCGACGGTACTGAAAAAGTACGGCCAGCTGCCTCGCCAGCTATGGCCGAAGTTTAG
- a CDS encoding acyl carrier protein — MISSTTPASKTIQQQVLRIISKRKSIKPQRLRIGSNLSRELGFDTVDVVDIIIELERSFHITIPDEVPLATVGDLVSYVVSHARAA; from the coding sequence ATGATTTCTTCAACGACTCCCGCCTCAAAAACCATTCAGCAGCAAGTGCTGCGTATCATCAGCAAGCGCAAGTCCATTAAGCCGCAGCGCCTGCGTATCGGTAGCAACCTCAGCCGCGAGCTGGGTTTCGACACGGTTGATGTTGTAGACATTATCATTGAGTTGGAGCGCAGCTTCCACATCACCATCCCCGACGAAGTTCCCCTGGCTACCGTCGGCGACTTGGTGAGCTACGTAGTCTCGCACGCGCGCGCCGCCTAG
- a CDS encoding C40 family peptidase, which yields MKHIPLYCLAAASMALSFFFEHTPARSTSSSSALITAEASLFSFTDDEEDKKSSTLTSDSAAYDYYDQALGVHLARTENKDLLRTVLDWIGTPYRYGSNSKKGTDCSGFVTRVYKEVYGITLERSSHSMFNSVKRVEKDNMETGDLVFFRRGPGQPIYHVGIYLKDGKFAHSACNGGVMVSSLQQQYYHRNFYAAGRVETN from the coding sequence ATGAAGCACATTCCCCTGTATTGCCTCGCCGCGGCCTCCATGGCCCTCTCCTTCTTCTTCGAACACACACCTGCTCGCTCCACCAGTTCCTCTTCGGCCCTCATCACTGCCGAAGCCTCCCTCTTCTCCTTCACGGACGACGAGGAAGACAAAAAATCAAGCACCCTTACCAGCGACTCCGCTGCGTACGATTACTACGACCAGGCTTTAGGTGTTCACTTAGCACGCACCGAAAACAAAGACCTGCTGCGTACCGTCCTCGACTGGATTGGGACTCCCTACCGCTACGGCAGCAACTCCAAGAAAGGCACCGACTGCTCCGGCTTCGTGACCCGCGTTTACAAAGAAGTGTACGGCATCACGCTGGAACGCAGCTCCCACTCCATGTTCAACAGCGTGAAGCGCGTAGAGAAAGACAACATGGAAACCGGAGACTTGGTGTTTTTCCGCCGGGGTCCGGGCCAGCCCATCTACCACGTGGGTATCTACCTGAAAGACGGCAAGTTTGCTCATTCAGCCTGCAACGGCGGCGTTATGGTGAGTTCCTTGCAGCAGCAATACTACCACCGCAACTTCTACGCTGCGGGCCGCGTTGAAACCAACTAA
- a CDS encoding SDR family NAD(P)-dependent oxidoreductase, translating into MQRFKSKVCLITGATSGIGRAVALQMGREGGCIAVLGRDAADGREVVREIKAAGSEAIFILADIGRDAALQTAVRKVLDTWGRIDVLVSNAALMTFKPLLKLDPKEWDQVMNVNLRGLFRLTQLCLPHMKRGAIVAVSSVHAHQTTPNVIPYAASKGAIEAFVRGLSLEIPHTHARINAVAPGAVDTPMLWSNPNVKSGKEKITGQVGTPNELAAAICFIASPEASFVNGTTLVVDGGRLASL; encoded by the coding sequence ATGCAGCGTTTTAAAAGTAAAGTATGCCTCATTACGGGAGCTACATCAGGCATCGGGCGGGCAGTGGCCTTGCAAATGGGCCGGGAAGGAGGTTGTATTGCGGTGTTAGGACGTGATGCTGCCGATGGCCGAGAGGTTGTCCGTGAGATTAAAGCCGCCGGCAGCGAGGCCATCTTTATACTCGCCGACATCGGCCGGGATGCCGCCCTCCAAACTGCCGTGCGCAAAGTGCTCGATACCTGGGGCCGCATTGATGTGCTGGTCAGCAACGCGGCCCTCATGACCTTTAAGCCGCTGCTCAAGCTAGACCCCAAAGAATGGGACCAGGTGATGAACGTGAACCTACGGGGGCTGTTTCGTCTCACGCAACTCTGTTTGCCGCACATGAAGCGCGGCGCAATTGTGGCGGTTAGTTCGGTACACGCACATCAAACCACCCCCAACGTAATTCCCTACGCCGCCAGCAAGGGTGCTATTGAAGCCTTTGTGCGCGGCCTGAGCTTGGAAATACCGCACACCCATGCCCGGATTAATGCCGTGGCACCAGGCGCCGTTGATACGCCCATGCTGTGGAGCAACCCCAACGTGAAAAGCGGTAAAGAGAAAATAACCGGGCAAGTGGGCACTCCCAACGAGCTGGCCGCCGCCATTTGCTTTATTGCCTCACCTGAAGCCAGCTTCGTTAATGGCACCACGCTGGTCGTGGATGGCGGCCGACTAGCCTCGCTGTAA
- a CDS encoding SDR family NAD(P)-dependent oxidoreductase — MSHDPNLSVALITGAANGIGQELAHLFAKDKYQLVLVDKDTAGLNKFAEHLRTVHQLEATLVTEDLSHDGAAQRVYDQVKAQGIAVDILVNDAGFGEYGPYLESDVARNRAVIHTNIVALAELTYLFGRDMVSRGKGRILQLASTAAYTPSPNMAVYSATKSFVLSFSEALSNELKDTGVTMTALCPGATDTDFFERAGAEDTRAAHGIMGLADPKDVAKDGYEALMKGEARVISGITNKIQAMLTNITPDGLVAAGMRKVFEEPSK; from the coding sequence ATGTCGCACGACCCTAATCTTTCTGTCGCTCTTATTACCGGCGCTGCCAATGGCATCGGCCAAGAACTTGCCCACCTTTTCGCCAAAGACAAATACCAGCTGGTGCTGGTTGATAAGGACACGGCGGGGTTGAACAAGTTTGCCGAGCATCTGCGCACCGTTCACCAGCTAGAGGCTACGCTTGTCACCGAAGACCTCAGCCACGACGGCGCCGCCCAGCGCGTTTACGACCAAGTGAAAGCCCAGGGTATAGCAGTGGATATTCTGGTGAACGACGCCGGCTTCGGCGAGTATGGTCCTTACCTGGAATCGGACGTGGCACGCAACCGCGCCGTAATTCACACCAATATTGTAGCGCTAGCAGAGCTAACGTACCTGTTTGGGCGCGACATGGTAAGCCGTGGCAAAGGCCGCATCCTGCAGCTAGCTTCCACGGCCGCCTACACCCCATCACCGAATATGGCAGTGTATTCGGCCACCAAATCGTTTGTACTCAGCTTCTCGGAAGCCTTGTCGAATGAGCTCAAAGACACGGGCGTAACCATGACGGCCCTGTGCCCCGGCGCCACCGACACCGACTTTTTCGAGCGGGCTGGCGCAGAAGACACCCGCGCTGCCCACGGCATTATGGGCCTCGCCGACCCTAAAGATGTAGCCAAAGACGGCTATGAGGCCTTGATGAAAGGCGAAGCCCGGGTCATTTCGGGTATCACCAACAAAATCCAAGCAATGCTCACCAACATCACGCCCGATGGGCTGGTAGCAGCAGGTATGCGCAAGGTATTTGAGGAGCCATCCAAGTAA
- a CDS encoding LexA family protein, giving the protein MCIVDILDIARHPVWLIECETPVPAGFPSPADNSRTGERIDLNTILLPHPDCTYLARVKGHSMDGPPSHIPDGALMAVDCALKPQPGNVVVAAVEGEFTVKRLEKRGQFYWLVPDNPHYDPLQITAPDQAQIWGVVTHVITELINGKLQDHVRSRRL; this is encoded by the coding sequence ATGTGCATCGTTGACATTCTTGATATTGCCCGTCATCCGGTCTGGCTCATTGAGTGCGAAACGCCCGTGCCCGCCGGTTTTCCTAGCCCCGCCGACAACAGCCGAACCGGTGAGCGGATCGACCTGAACACCATTCTGCTGCCTCATCCTGATTGCACCTATCTGGCGCGAGTGAAGGGCCACAGCATGGACGGCCCACCCTCCCACATTCCGGATGGCGCCCTGATGGCCGTGGACTGTGCTTTGAAGCCGCAGCCAGGCAACGTGGTAGTGGCGGCCGTAGAAGGCGAGTTCACCGTGAAGCGCTTAGAGAAGCGCGGGCAGTTCTACTGGCTCGTGCCCGACAACCCGCACTACGACCCGCTCCAAATCACAGCGCCGGATCAGGCCCAAATCTGGGGCGTTGTCACGCATGTCATCACCGAGCTTATCAACGGCAAGCTGCAAGACCATGTTCGCTCTCGTCGACTGTAA
- a CDS encoding Y-family DNA polymerase yields MFALVDCNNFYVSCERAFQPRLVGLPVVVLSNNDGCIVSRSAEAKALGLKMGAPFFQARPLIEEHQVQVFSSNYALYGDMSYRVMSYLASVAPEVEIYSIDEAFLGLHGMEAGYEGQPKLLEFAQEIRKQVKQRTHIPTCIGIAPTKTLAKLANHIAKKHPALNGVAMLASGEQQWWALNQVAVEDVWGVGRQYGQKLRDLGLVTAADLARCSEAWARKHMGGVVGARLVRELQGQPCHQLHPSEDGTLARKSIACTRSFGRPLSHFDDLLGAVASFTSRAASKLRAQGSKTYILTVFISQNRFGPTPPPYTYSTQLTLPTPTNDTTELVRAARMLLGKLWRPGLVYKKAGVILDGLEDQGQTQLSLFEQLPETTRPQSAALMRKLDQLNGRFGQNCVQVATAVPPKGKPAPWLGQKNLCSLARTTSWNELWEIG; encoded by the coding sequence ATGTTCGCTCTCGTCGACTGTAATAATTTTTACGTGAGCTGCGAGCGGGCTTTTCAGCCCCGGTTGGTGGGGTTGCCGGTGGTAGTGCTCAGCAACAACGACGGCTGTATCGTTTCGCGCTCCGCGGAGGCCAAGGCCCTGGGCTTGAAGATGGGGGCTCCCTTTTTTCAGGCACGGCCACTTATCGAGGAACACCAAGTGCAGGTATTCTCCTCAAACTACGCGCTGTACGGCGACATGAGCTACCGGGTAATGAGCTACCTGGCGTCCGTTGCGCCCGAAGTGGAAATTTATTCGATTGACGAAGCCTTTTTGGGGCTGCACGGCATGGAAGCCGGCTACGAGGGCCAACCCAAGCTGCTGGAGTTTGCGCAGGAAATCCGCAAGCAGGTCAAGCAGCGCACCCATATTCCTACGTGCATCGGCATTGCCCCCACCAAAACGCTGGCTAAGCTGGCTAACCACATAGCTAAGAAGCACCCAGCGCTCAACGGGGTAGCAATGCTTGCGTCGGGGGAGCAGCAGTGGTGGGCCCTCAATCAGGTGGCCGTGGAAGACGTGTGGGGCGTTGGCCGCCAATACGGCCAGAAACTACGCGACTTGGGCCTTGTCACGGCCGCCGACTTGGCGCGTTGCTCGGAAGCCTGGGCCCGCAAACACATGGGAGGCGTGGTAGGCGCCCGGCTGGTGCGAGAACTTCAGGGGCAGCCGTGCCACCAGCTGCACCCAAGTGAAGATGGTACGCTGGCACGCAAGAGCATTGCCTGTACCCGTAGCTTCGGCCGGCCCCTGTCGCACTTCGACGATTTGCTGGGCGCCGTGGCGAGCTTCACTTCCCGTGCGGCGAGCAAGTTGCGCGCGCAAGGCTCAAAGACCTATATCCTGACGGTTTTTATCAGTCAAAACCGTTTCGGGCCGACGCCACCGCCTTACACCTATTCCACCCAGCTCACGCTCCCAACTCCCACCAACGACACCACCGAACTGGTGCGAGCAGCGCGTATGCTGTTAGGCAAGCTCTGGCGGCCGGGCTTGGTATACAAGAAAGCGGGTGTTATTCTGGATGGCTTAGAAGACCAAGGGCAGACGCAACTCAGCTTATTCGAGCAATTGCCCGAAACCACGCGTCCGCAATCGGCTGCGCTTATGCGCAAGCTCGATCAGCTCAACGGGCGCTTCGGCCAAAACTGCGTACAGGTAGCCACTGCTGTGCCGCCAAAAGGCAAGCCAGCGCCTTGGCTGGGGCAGAAAAACCTCTGTAGCCTTGCCCGCACCACTTCCTGGAACGAGCTGTGGGAAATAGGGTAG